The DNA sequence AATTtgcataaaaacctattgataGACTTCTCCTGTCATAGTCAATTGACAGGTGAACCTATTCATGAGGCTACCCCATTACTTAGACATATTCCTAATCTGGTGACGGAGGGGATAATGTTTTACTTCATAATCCTCCCACTCTTGAAGAAGTTAAACATGTAGTTTGGAGCATCCCTATTGACTCTGCTCTTAGCTTTGAtggtttctctttttcttcttacaTTTCTTATTGGCCTATTATTTGTAATGACCTCCATTGTGAAAATTTTTCCATGGGGGCCTTTCTCCTCTCTTACAAGCACACTTTCATTACTTTAGTTTCCAAAACTGATAGACCTTGCACTCTCTTTGAATTCAAGCTCATCAATTTATTTCAAGTATCTTATAAAATTGTCTCCAAAATCATGGCTTCTCATCTATAATAGTATTGCCTTAACTCAAGAAATGACTCATAGCTTGGCTAAGAAAACTCGTGGTAATAATGTTATGGTCAAAGTTGATATGTCCAAAGTTTTTAATAGAGTCAATTGGACTTATCTTTTTTGTGTTCTATCCACTTTTGGCTTTGGTGCAAATGTGGTTTCCATTTTTTAGGCCTATTTCTTGGAGTCTACTTTTTCTATCTGCCTTAATGGTACGTATGCTGGCTACTTCACCGCTAGTAGAGGTCTTAGACAAGGAGGTcatttatctcattttctttttattcttaatGAAGAGTCTTAAGTATAGGACTCTATCAACTTATGATTGATGGTCATATCACTCTTTATGTGGGTGCAACCTTATCACTCACATTCTTTTTGTTAATGACCTCTTGGTATTCATTAATGTCTCTAAGAAAAGTTTTCAAGCCCTTATGATCTTCATGACTTGTTATGAGAATGTCTTGGGGGAAAAAATCAATCACTCTAAAAGTGTGTTTCTTCTGCATAAGAATGCTCTTAGCACCAAAAAATATCATTAGAACTACCACAGGTTCAATTAGGGCAAGTTTCTCACTATTTATCTTGGTGCCCCACCTATAGTAAGATATCTCTACTTTTGActctattttaaacaaaatcaagaaaaaaaatagctgGATGGAAAAGCCGTTTATTATCCACAGGAGGGAATCTCACTTTGATAAAATTTGTCATTCCCTTTATTTCTATATAGATCCTCTTTATTCTCAATCCACCCAAAGAAGTCATTGATTCCATTCATAAAGCATTTGCTACTTTCTTCTAGGGGAGGATGATGGTCATGCCAAAAGAAGTTGGATCTCCTTAAAGGAGGCCTTAGTATTACAAACTTACATGGTGTCCTCCAAGCCCTTCATTGTAAATTAGCTTGGTGTTTTCTCACTTTTACTTTTACTTGAACTACCTTTCTCCACCATAAATACATGAGAAGTGCTTCCTTGCTTGACACTATCACGACTAATCCTTACCATTCCAAACTACCTCAAGGAAACTACTAGGATTTTTACTATCTTGCAGTATAGGCAGAAATTTCTTCCCGACTTCCTTAAGTGTAGGACAATAGATAAGAGCATGTCTAAAATCCTCTTGTTCAcctctgcaaaaaaaaaaaagtagtgtcAACTTCAATGTGCTTCTTCCAAAGATTATAAAGGGTGTGTAGACTATTTTTACATGCACTCTACACAAAAATCCTAATCTTCTGAGGAATTTTCAGCTTCCATAATACTTTCCACAAAGAAATCTGTTGATTAAATGAAGAGCTTTCACTTACACCCTCCTCCCATATCTTTTTAAAGGATCTATAAGCACTCTTTACACTAAAGCACCCACTTTTCTCCTGGCTCCATATCCATTTATCCTTATTTCCATCTAGACAAATAATAATCTTGAAGATATTAGCAGTTGTATTTGGATTGAATGGAACTCTAATTTTATGCACATTCCACCAACGTGTATCATTATCAATGAGAGAGTCAATAGTTTCATTCCACTCCCTTTCCTCCACCACATTCAGTTCCTGTTGTAGAGCTTTATATTCTGGAATCCAGGGGCCAGTCCAAGTTTTAATCAACTTCCCATCTCCTACTTGCCATTGACATTCCTGATATAGATATTGCTTAACTTCCCATATTCCTCTCCAAGTATAAGAAGGATTAATACCCAGTTTTGACTCAAAGAAATCATTTTTTGGGAAGTACTTGGCCTTATAAATTCTTACTAGACTTATTTatatactagtgtctaatttgtttttgtactagacttatactatagtgtctaattatatgttattatacatcactattatatattattattataccatattgtctaattacatattataatagtatctgacttatttctagtgtctaattacatgttattatattatgtatagTAGTAATACTAtcatgtttatatatactaaactattattagtttatttatattatagtataaatatattatttcataataaTTAGGGTACATTATTGAAgttaactatataagttatagttatataactatactagttgTACAATATCGGAGTCAGATTCAGAGTCAGAGCCGGAGGGTAAAGTTGGAGTCAGATCATAAAATCAGAGTAGATCTGGAATCAAATTTTTGCTTAGCCCTAATTTAGCATGTAAATAAAATGACTTTGTGAACTAGttgttttcattaaaaaattattgatgaggGGGAACTTGTTGAAAATTAGAGATGTATAAGACCAAAACTACTAAACATACTTTAAAggatatttagaattttaagtTCGGCTTACATCCTCTTAAGATTTTATTGGATACATCtcgttaaaaaataaatgaataaaattaatagaaaattcTCTTTATCGGTTTTGTTATAGGTACTTGTCGTTGGGTACCTGTTGCGGAATCGGCTGATGTGGTTAATGCCGCATCAGtcgatatttaaaaaataaataaaaaaattccccCACCATCATCTTCCTCGATCCCCACCATCTTCATGTTACAAGCACTCTAAACACGCAAACCCCCCATTTGAAATCATTTTGTCAATATCACGTACCGTTTAATCTTCAATTTGTGGTTTCTAAGAAAATGTGAGGAAAGTAGGTGGACAAAATACATCAGAACACAGgagaattgagtttttttttttttttctcttcttgctgtgagtAGAACATAGCAGtgcaaattcttttttattctctctcttcttgctaGGAGTAGAACATAGCAATGCgaattcttgtttttttttttctttatcttcttgCTAGGAGTAGAACATAGTAATgcaaattcttaattttttttcctcttcctgcTAGGTGTAGCAAATAACAGTgcgaatttgtaattttttttttgttctcatCTTGTTGGGAGTAGATCACAGCTTCttcgaggaagaagaagaagatggttcATGAGTCTGGGTTTTGTTGGTGCTTCAATTTATTTGGGTGTTTATTGTTTGTCCATAAACATTTGCAAACCTGAGATTTATTCTAACGTATACGGTGTAAACCAAAAGGAATGAAATAAAGAGAACACCAAAGCCTAGAGGTAGAGAGGTATTGTGCGGAATTGCAGAAAGAGAGAGGACGGACCGTGTCACTGAGAAGTTGCCAAAATTGCTCGGACTTTCAAGCATGAATGGGCAGAGAatcactgaaaaaaaaaaaaaaagtggagatTTTTTTGGTAGTTATGGTGTTTGTGTTATAAAATTCTATGTTTTATtggttataaaatttataaacctTAAAGAATCTTGCAATAAATCTTTCAGTTTCTTGTTAtaaagttttgtatttttcttttatcaaattgaAAGCCAATAATCACAAGAATATAAGTTTGATATCAACCACAACCAAGGAAGCAACAATATAGTAAATATTACTAGATTACAAATATTAAACAGTATTAACAAGATGAAAAACGAATCAACAAGGATATACTCAGATTATCAAGGAGATCAAGAAAATATAAAGCTGTAAAAGAAATAAGTAAAGAACACACCGatatacgtggttcgaccctaatagTCTACATCCACGACAGGAATGAGTCTCAGAGatctttattgataaaaaatactttacaGAGAAGCTTAGTACACTTAGAGTTACAAAAGTCTTACAGAAACCACAAGAAATCGTAcaaatttttcctctctacaaAGAAACCCACGAAACCCTAGTTTCTCCCCCTCTCTGCCCCTTTTGTTTCCAGCCGTATATAAGAAATGAAGAAGTCAATCTAGGGTTACAAGTATaagctgatatatatataccataacAGATGCCAACACATGTATTGATCCAACGGCCAGGTATTCAGATGTTGTCACGAGCCCCTCACGTGCTTCAATAGCTCTGGCCTTTTACATCATAAAACCAGATCAAGCTACATATTTAATGATCAATTTAATCACATAACAGAAGACACATTTGTCATTAAaagagtaataaataaaatatattgatatacatattataGTTTGGAAAATCGAAAAAGTTTAAAAGAGGATGAAAAGTGTTGAAATTTTGAGAGAGCTGACAGAGAAGactttttgaaattgaaaagtgagcAAGAAGATTCAcagaaaagatgaaaaagatgagaaaaagaGCCTCTATTGTGTACTTACTAAAAAAGTATTGTGGGGGCTGGAAATTTCCTCTACCGGAAGCAGATGCAGACTAATAGATGAATGAAacgttttgttttattattgcaTGACGTGAATCGACGTGTACGTGCCGTGTGCAAACACTCTTTGTAAAGCTTTATTAAACCAAATTCTAAAGTTTAATAAAGTGTCAATCCGGGGCTACCCATGGACATTGAAAGCAAACCTAATAGCGGTAAAGCTAATTGAAAGCTGACAGCAACAGTCATAATAATAGCCCTCACATTAATTTCCATTCACTTCCACCAATCTCATCTCTTCCAACCTACACCATTAAACTCTCACACACCTACATGCACATGCAAGcacggtctctctctctctctctctctcttcattatTTTCGTATGCCCATCAATATTCATGGCAGTAGTACTATTTTGGTGGTCATCCTGTCTGGTGACTGTTGCTCAATCGCACATGTAAATAAGTTGTGTCTCTGGGTTTACTTCTTCATAAGTTGTCTCTGGGTTTACTtcttcttgagtgttcttcttCATCTTGGGCTCAAGATCAGTACATTTTGGGTGGAGCAAAATGGAGATAGAAGTTCCTGCTACTAGTCGAAGTGGTGGTGCTGGTGATGCTGATAAGTTGTTATGGAATAGAGGAGGTAAAAGGGGGACCTACTTGGTGTGGCAGGATCTGACGGTGGTGCTGCCCAACTTCGGGGATAAACCGACCAAGAGGCTTCTTCATGGCCTCAGTGGGTATGCTGAGCCTGGTAGAATCGTGGCTATAATGGGTCCCTCTGGCTCTGGGAAATCCACACTCCTTGATGCATTAGCAGGTtcgtgactctctctctctctctctctctctctctctctctctctctctctctacatacATTTAGCTAGAGATATATTGTGGTACAATGACGAATGCGGGGGCAACGATACATTAGAGcacctttttcctttctcaggAATTGAACGTACGTTTTCATTCCCAATCTTTGGGAAAAGTTAGATTTTCTCTTTTTAGGGTGAGTAATGAATACATGAATTTCTTTAGCTCATTATGTTTCTGTGATAAATAAACCAACTTTACTTAGTTTTGGGTGTTATCGAAGACTTGGAGTTCCCTTTTACTGGGTTTAGTTCCCTAATTTTCCTTTTAGGAATAGCCATGTCCTGGAATCAGAAACTCCAAAAACCCCAGTTTCATGAAATCCAGGTTTATGCATTGATTGGTTTCAGCCTGCCCAAAGTGATCTATTCTGGAATTTAAGATTCACTTTCTTGGTGGTTTGTGGAACATAGCAATGACATCCTTTTGTATCCtgataagaaagaaaattatagtttcaagtataattgtgtattaatctgtgtactaatgtgatgtaattgatcaaaaaatagattttattgaaaatagtgttaatttaaattttaagtatgaataaatcagtattagtacacagattagtgcacgactgtgcttatatatagcaaaacccTAATAAGAAAATTGCAAAGCAGTAAACAACATCAATTAGGTTGTTGGAAAaagtagatattttttttttaatggtgtgGAACCTCATTAAGTAAGTCCCTCGATACACGAATTCATTTTtggaaagagaaatattttagttataaaaaaattatataaaaataaatttataaattaacataacttgatacaatatgttatattataaaactatttttaatatgaaatagatctaaaaaatcatataaaattatattaatttataaatttaattttacgtAATCTTATctgaatcatatatatttttttaatttctaatcgTGTTAAAGTTGTGTTGTAACAAATGATTTACCCAATGGACCGCCATAAAAGTAAGCGTTTCTCGTAGATGGACAGCTGGGACGAAAAGTTGACTCAACAGAACTGATTTTATAGCTATTGGCCCATCGGGGACCACCACACGCCTACTTGATTGTCAGTCTGGCTTTTTGGTATTAGTTAGCCCATCCCTTGTAAGGATAAGACAGTTGGAGACAGTTCTTCGGTAATATCTCAGCTCATTCGGTTTTTATTCCCTACAGTCTTATTTTCCAAATAAATGATTAATTTTCGTTACATATTTCACGACAATTGCTTAACGTTGATGCggttcaatttaatttatttattttgaaataaaaaatccaacacTCGAAGAAGCATAGAGGATTTTGATCATGAGGTTTTGACGAAATCAGCATGAAATCTTATATTGCTCATGAAGATCCTCCTTAGTGAGTGGAATagcaagaaaagaagaaaagaaaactttggtgtctctctctctctatctaccttgataataattttctttccaaaatttaaaTGGACGAAAATTTTGAGGTTGTCAAAGTGaagttcaaaacaaaaattatgtaGACATATTTCCCTGTCATTATTTTATCTTCTCTTTCGTTTACTAAATAAATATTAGtgctgtttggatagtgagatgagatgaagtgattttagatgaaagttgaataaaacattattagagtattatttttttaatattattattgttttgagatttgaaaaagttgaattattcattatattttatgtgagaatttgaaaaagttgtaatgatatgACGCGGTaagatgaaacacttttactatccaaacggaGTTTTAAAGTAAAGTGGTGGCTGAATTAGGAATTCGTTTTAGATGGACTTAGACTAATATTGTAGTTGTTAActttcctaatttttttttgtacgtattaattttctcaatatgaatagtaataatataagatccaaattaaaaaaatcgatGTCTTCATGAACCTAGGGATGTTTGATGCTTGGCAATGGTACTgaaaaataatgagataaaCTTTAGGTACTTCCTTTTGTGGGATTGATGGAGGATGGGGGAAACTTGAATTGGTttagagaaaaatgaaattttgagttttaacaaaaatttatttacaaaattttaattttgttacaTCCATTTCTAGCTTCTAACTTGTAATTAGTTGTcctcttttgtatactttttgTGTACTTGGtcatgcctatttacttgttctaataaaatttgtttttaattaaaaaataataattttattgagagaTATTATGGGCCTTTCTTAACTTCTTTTCTTATGGGTTAGGGGGTTTGATGTTATTTCAGAATTTTTTGGATCTTGATGCGAGCTGGAAAATATAATACTGTAGTCATCTTTTTTCCTTATTATGAACCAAATGTGGTGTAAAGGGAAGTGTGATAAAAGGAAAGCATGAATTTAGATACTACTTTGCTACATACGTTtttacactaaaaaaaacttGATCTTGATGCAGGTAGACTCTCAAGAAATGTTGTCATGACCGGAAATATTCTTTTCAATGGAAAGAAGAGGAGACTAGACAATGGTGCTGTTGTAAGTATCATGTGCAcgtggtttattttattttatttttattttttatgtttgtataTCATGGATTTTAGTTGAAACTTGAAGGatgttcactcatttttcttcatttgtCTTAAGACTTACAAATCACATGCTAGAAAGGAAGTGTAGATATTGCTTGAGCCTAATGACtttgaaataaaaagcaaaTGCTGTCTTTCGTCTTTTACAATCTCTTGttgaaatgaataataaaaaattggaTTGGATAGCTATATTGAATGAGTAAACAATTGAATTAGATTCGaatattgaaattgaataaTGGCAAGGATTATCTTAGAGCATAGGTTGCATTAAAAATCCTGTTGCGATAAAAAATTTCTCCAATAGCTGCTTCAATTTAGTATGTTATCTGCCACTGAATTGACTGATAGTAAATTTCATGCCGCTCGCTCCTAGTTGATTTAGGTACATCACCGAACCACATTAAATTTTCGTGTcgatttctatttttctatttttgatcATTCTGTCCAATTCATCAGCAATTGCCGCACGTTTCACAATAGCTTTCATCTGTCCAAATGATTTCTTTCGTGGCCAATCTGGATATAGTGCTAAAGGCCACCCATTTTCAACAAGTAGGACTGTGTCCTACATCGCAAATAGTTGACCGACTGATAGGACTAACACAGTCCAGTAGTTatcttgaaaattttctttGCATTTTACTGTCTTGGTACAAAGTGTGTTCCACAGAAACCCTACAAGTACGTGATTGCACTGGCAGGAATTGCCAAAATACCTTGATTGCCTTGAGTATACTTCTAGGATGATGAAGTATCTTCCTTGAAGTTGCTTGCATTTGCCCATTACTGTTAGAAAACCAAATATTGTAGTAATTAGATCACGTTCCAATCTGCAACTACAATCAACGAAATATTAACGTTCCTATTTTCTTTGAATATTGCAGATTATTTGGAacagaaatatgatttttttaaaaacctcAAACTCAAAATGATATATTACATTCACattcttaaattaaattactGCAAAATGAATGCAATGGTCATCTGGCTGACAATTATGTCTCCTTTACTCTTCAATAATGgtgattttcttttgatttaatgaaCTATTTTATGTTCAAATTTCAGGCTTACGTGACTCAAGAGGATGTATTGTTAGGAACGCTCACTGTCAGGGAAACTATAACTTACTCAGCACATTTGAGGCTTCCGGCTAAAATGACTAAAGAAGAAATCAGTAGCATTGTGGATGGAACGATCATAGAAATGGGTCTCCACGATTGTGCGGATAGATTGATTGGCAACTGGCACTTGAGAGGTATAAGTGGTGGGGAGAAGAAAAGACTAAGCATTGCACTTGAAATCCTCACACGACCTTGTTTATTGTTTCTTGATGAACCTACCAGTGGCCTTGATAGTGCCTCAGCTTTCTTTGTGGTTCAAACTCTTAGAAATGTTGCTCGTGATGGAAGGACTGTTATATCTTCGATTCACCAGCCAAGTAGCGAAGTCTTCGCACTTTTTGATGACCTCTTCTTACTGTCAAGTGGTGAAACTGTGTATTTTGGGGAAGCAAAGATGGCAACTGAGGTATAATAGTATACATCTAACTTCACAAGCATAGAGCTGTGTACCTGGATGTGCCTTTTATGTTTTATAATGAAGGTTTATTACTTATCcaataaaagaagaaataagatagttCCACTCATAACAGATTTAATTTAGTtccaacttaaagatgagtacttcTAGATTGTAATCTAATAGGTTGCACGCTTGTTTTTCAGTTCTTTGCTGAAGCGGGGTTTCCATGTCCAAGTAGAAGGAATCCTTCTGATCACTTCCTACGTTGTGTCAATTCAGATTTTGACATTGTAACTGCCACGTTGAAAGGATCTCAAAGACTACGTGTACGTATGAGTTTCAACCAATTGATTTTTGTGATATCTGGTAGCTTCTTTATATATTGCTGCGGCTGTGTTTAATGTGAAGATGCTGTAACAAATGACTTTTGATGTCAAACCTTAGCCACCTTCAAGCTGTCAATTTATCATCTCACTTCAAATAGTGGAGCCTTGAGATTTCATCCTCCGCAGAATTGAGCAGCAGGCACAATTCGTCTTCTTGGAAATAATGTTGTGCTCAGATTACATAAAAAACCTGGATTATACAAAGTAAAAAGCATCTTCCATAATTATCAGTTGTACCTTGGCATTGCCTTCAATCATGAGGTTCCCTGCAACACAATCATCCCCATCTCCTTCCAGACCCTccccccaccaaaaaaaaaaaaaaaaaaaaggaagcttTGCCTCCCTATCACTGACCAGAGAGTCCATCCGGCTTAGAGTCAAAATTAATTCCATATTCCCAATAGCAGCTTTTACTtctgcatttatttttaaaatagtaaGTTTgtttcaatttagaaaaatctctCTTTGATGTTGTTGGTCAACCAAATTAGATGCAGGTTGAGAATACAGTTACATCCTGCAACCAATACTTTTATTGAAGGCATTGTTAGCATTAAACCGATGTATAAAATCCCCTTTAGAACCTACATTCtcctatattttctttttcattttcttctgttttttatTCCACACTACATGTTTTAAGTAGTAACTTTCATTCTCATGGTTTCGAGAAATGGTTTGTTATTATAGGATATCCAAACTTCATCAGATCCTTTCATGAATTTGGCTACGTCAGAGATCAAAGCAATGCTTGTTGAGAGATACAGGCGCTCACAGTATGCAAAAAGGGCAAGAAATAGGATTCAAGAAATATCAACCACTGTAAGCATCTAAGCTTAATTGCCAATTTGGATATGAACATCAATTCCCATGTTGAGGTCTGCATGCTGCATATTGAGATCCATACAACACAATTTTACCAGAACATGCTAAAAGCAACTGTTACTAATATGTTTGATATGCAACTTGCTTTTACAAATGGGGCGCCATTAACAATTATAGAGTGATTTCAGATGTGTTTTTTTAACAATGTGCTCATGAAAAATATGAATGAGATTATGTTTGCAGGAAGGACTTGCACTGGAAACAAAAATGGCAAGTCAAGCAAGTTGGCGGAAGCAACTTTTAACATTGACACGGAGATCAAGTGTTAACATGTCTAGAGACGTGGGGTATTACTGGTTGAGGataataatctatatagttGTATCGATATGTGTTGGTACTATCTATTTTGATATTGGCTATAGCTACACATCAATCTTGGCCAGAGGAGCGTGTGGGGGATTTGTAACAGGGTTTATGACATTTATGTCAATCGGCGGCTTTCCATCCTTCATTGAAGAGATGAAGGTAAAGCAATTTCATCCTTAAAATGATACAGGGTTACAGGGAAAATATCTTTTGAGGTCTTTTCATCCTCTCATTTTAGGCTCATaagcttttcatttttctgaGTCAGGTTTTTTATCGAGAAAGGCTTAACGGGTATTATGGAGTAGCAGTGTTTATTCTATCCAACTTCTTTTCTTCGTTCCCTTTCTTGGTTGCTATTGCACTTTCTACTGGGACTATCACATACTACATGGTGAAATTTCGACCAGGATTTTCTCATTACATCTTCTACtctcttaatttatatatctCCATTTCCGTTATAGAGAGCCTCATGATGGTTGTAGCTTCTTTGGTTCCAAATTTCCTGATGGGCATTATTACAGGAGCAGGAATTATTGTAAGAACGTGTACTTTGACAAGCtcctattatttttgtttt is a window from the Carya illinoinensis cultivar Pawnee chromosome 14, C.illinoinensisPawnee_v1, whole genome shotgun sequence genome containing:
- the LOC122295185 gene encoding ABC transporter G family member 15-like isoform X1; protein product: MEIEVPATSRSGGAGDADKLLWNRGGKRGTYLVWQDLTVVLPNFGDKPTKRLLHGLSGYAEPGRIVAIMGPSGSGKSTLLDALAGRLSRNVVMTGNILFNGKKRRLDNGAVAYVTQEDVLLGTLTVRETITYSAHLRLPAKMTKEEISSIVDGTIIEMGLHDCADRLIGNWHLRGISGGEKKRLSIALEILTRPCLLFLDEPTSGLDSASAFFVVQTLRNVARDGRTVISSIHQPSSEVFALFDDLFLLSSGETVYFGEAKMATEFFAEAGFPCPSRRNPSDHFLRCVNSDFDIVTATLKGSQRLRDIQTSSDPFMNLATSEIKAMLVERYRRSQYAKRARNRIQEISTTEGLALETKMASQASWRKQLLTLTRRSSVNMSRDVGYYWLRIIIYIVVSICVGTIYFDIGYSYTSILARGACGGFVTGFMTFMSIGGFPSFIEEMKVFYRERLNGYYGVAVFILSNFFSSFPFLVAIALSTGTITYYMVKFRPGFSHYIFYSLNLYISISVIESLMMVVASLVPNFLMGIITGAGIIGIFMMTSGFFRLLSDLPKPFWRYPISYLSYGSWGLQGAYKNDLIGLEFDPLIPGDPKLKGEEVIKQLYRMPIGHSKWWDLAALVLLLIFYRMLFFLVLKLKERASPFFQLLYAKRAIHHLDKRPSFRKIPSIASKRHQPLCSLSSQEGLNSPLQ
- the LOC122295185 gene encoding ABC transporter G family member 15-like isoform X2, translated to MTGNILFNGKKRRLDNGAVAYVTQEDVLLGTLTVRETITYSAHLRLPAKMTKEEISSIVDGTIIEMGLHDCADRLIGNWHLRGISGGEKKRLSIALEILTRPCLLFLDEPTSGLDSASAFFVVQTLRNVARDGRTVISSIHQPSSEVFALFDDLFLLSSGETVYFGEAKMATEFFAEAGFPCPSRRNPSDHFLRCVNSDFDIVTATLKGSQRLRDIQTSSDPFMNLATSEIKAMLVERYRRSQYAKRARNRIQEISTTEGLALETKMASQASWRKQLLTLTRRSSVNMSRDVGYYWLRIIIYIVVSICVGTIYFDIGYSYTSILARGACGGFVTGFMTFMSIGGFPSFIEEMKVFYRERLNGYYGVAVFILSNFFSSFPFLVAIALSTGTITYYMVKFRPGFSHYIFYSLNLYISISVIESLMMVVASLVPNFLMGIITGAGIIGIFMMTSGFFRLLSDLPKPFWRYPISYLSYGSWGLQGAYKNDLIGLEFDPLIPGDPKLKGEEVIKQLYRMPIGHSKWWDLAALVLLLIFYRMLFFLVLKLKERASPFFQLLYAKRAIHHLDKRPSFRKIPSIASKRHQPLCSLSSQEGLNSPLQ